One window of Burkholderia thailandensis E264 genomic DNA carries:
- a CDS encoding cytochrome b, which yields MATDNKEISTTGLLGWVDRRFPLTSTWKQHLSEYYAPKNFNVWYFFGSLALLVLVNQIVTGIFLTMNYKPDSTLAFASVEYIMREVPWGWLIRYMHSTGASMFFVVVYLHMFRGLLYGSYRKPRELVWIFGCAIFLCLMAEAFFGYLLPWGQMSFWGAQVIVNLFSAIPFVGPDLSLWIRGDYVVSDVTLNRFFAFHVIAIPLVLLLLVVAHLIALHEVGSNNPDGIEIKEKKDEKGVPLDGIPFHPYYSVHDFFGVCVFLMVFALIVFFMPEMGGYFLEANNFIPANPLQTPPEIAPVWYFTAFYAMLRATTDPFKIVLMIVIAALGLLALVRARGKWKIALPVLAAALVVFMYFTESKFWGVVVMGGAVVTLFFLPWLDRSPVKSIRYRPFFHKVFFGIFVAVFLTLAFLGTRPPSPAATLIAQVCALVYFAFFLGMPFWTRLGTFKQPPERVRFKSH from the coding sequence ATGGCGACCGACAACAAAGAGATCTCCACAACAGGCTTGCTCGGCTGGGTCGACCGGCGCTTTCCTCTTACTTCCACCTGGAAGCAGCATCTTTCCGAGTATTACGCGCCGAAGAACTTCAACGTCTGGTATTTCTTCGGGTCGCTCGCGCTGCTCGTGCTCGTCAACCAGATCGTCACCGGCATTTTCCTGACGATGAACTACAAGCCCGATTCGACGCTTGCGTTCGCGTCGGTCGAGTACATCATGCGCGAGGTGCCGTGGGGCTGGCTCATCCGCTACATGCACTCGACGGGCGCGTCGATGTTCTTCGTCGTCGTCTACCTGCACATGTTCCGCGGCCTGCTGTACGGCTCGTACCGCAAGCCGCGCGAACTCGTGTGGATCTTCGGCTGCGCGATCTTCCTGTGCCTGATGGCCGAGGCGTTCTTCGGCTACCTGCTGCCGTGGGGCCAGATGTCGTTCTGGGGCGCGCAGGTGATCGTGAACCTTTTCTCGGCGATTCCGTTCGTCGGTCCGGACCTGTCGCTGTGGATTCGCGGCGACTACGTCGTGTCCGACGTCACGCTGAACCGCTTCTTCGCGTTCCACGTGATCGCGATTCCGCTCGTGCTGCTGCTGCTCGTCGTCGCGCACCTGATCGCGCTGCACGAAGTGGGGTCGAACAACCCGGACGGCATCGAGATCAAGGAGAAGAAGGACGAGAAGGGCGTGCCGCTCGACGGCATTCCGTTCCATCCGTACTACTCCGTGCACGATTTCTTCGGCGTTTGCGTGTTCCTAATGGTGTTCGCGCTGATCGTGTTCTTCATGCCGGAGATGGGCGGCTACTTCCTCGAGGCGAACAACTTCATCCCGGCGAATCCGCTGCAGACGCCGCCCGAGATCGCGCCCGTCTGGTATTTCACCGCGTTCTACGCGATGCTGCGCGCAACGACCGACCCGTTCAAGATCGTGCTGATGATCGTGATCGCCGCGCTCGGCCTTCTCGCGCTCGTGCGCGCGCGCGGCAAGTGGAAGATCGCGCTGCCCGTGCTCGCCGCGGCGCTCGTCGTCTTCATGTACTTCACCGAATCGAAGTTCTGGGGCGTCGTGGTGATGGGCGGGGCCGTCGTCACGCTGTTCTTCCTGCCGTGGCTCGATCGCAGCCCGGTGAAGTCGATCCGCTACCGGCCGTTCTTTCACAAGGTGTTTTTCGGGATCTTCGTCGCCGTGTTTTTGACGCTCGCGTTCCTCGGCACGCGACCGCCTTCGCCCGCCGCGACGCTGATCGCCCAGGTGTGCGCGCTCGTGTATTTCGCGTTCTTCCTCGGCATGCCGTTCTGGACGCGGCTCGGCACCTTCAAGCAGCCGCCCGAACGCGTGCGGTTCAAATCCCATTGA
- the petA gene encoding ubiquinol-cytochrome c reductase iron-sulfur subunit: protein MRDKEDEHVDSGRRTWLIATSVAGGVGGVATVIPFAASMAPSTKAKAAGAPVEVDISALKPGEMLTIPWRGKPVWVLYRTDDMLADVVKADKEVADPQSKSPYSMPLPSYCANEYRSRADHKNILVVMAVCTHLGCTPTSRFTPGPQPNLPDDWPGGFLCPCHGSTYDLAGRVFKNKPAPQNLDVPPYMFTSATTLVIGKDEKGEA, encoded by the coding sequence ATGCGAGACAAAGAAGACGAACACGTCGACAGCGGCCGCCGGACATGGCTGATTGCGACATCGGTTGCGGGCGGCGTCGGTGGCGTCGCAACCGTGATACCTTTTGCGGCGTCGATGGCGCCGTCCACCAAGGCTAAGGCGGCCGGCGCGCCCGTCGAAGTCGACATCAGCGCGCTCAAGCCGGGCGAGATGCTCACGATTCCCTGGCGCGGCAAGCCGGTGTGGGTGCTGTACCGCACCGACGACATGCTCGCCGACGTCGTCAAGGCGGACAAGGAAGTCGCCGATCCGCAGTCGAAATCGCCGTACTCGATGCCGTTGCCGTCGTACTGCGCGAACGAGTACCGGTCGAGAGCCGACCACAAGAACATCCTCGTCGTGATGGCCGTGTGCACGCACCTCGGCTGCACGCCGACCTCGCGCTTCACGCCGGGGCCGCAGCCGAACCTGCCCGACGATTGGCCGGGGGGCTTCCTGTGCCCGTGCCACGGCTCGACCTACGACCTCGCCGGACGGGTCTTCAAGAACAAGCCGGCCCCGCAGAATCTGGACGTCCCGCCTTATATGTTCACGTCGGCCACGACGCTCGTGATCGGCAAGGACGAGAAAGGAGAAGCGTAA
- a CDS encoding Nif3-like dinuclear metal center hexameric protein, with product MDRIELELYLNNTLEIGRFKDYSPNGLQVEGRRKIEKIATGVTASLAFLDRALEWGADAVLVHHGYFWRNEAPQITGRKYQRLKRLLANDLNLFAFHLPLDAHPEFGNNAQLGERLGLIGDAHFGDQDLGWLATLPMPVSLEHFTAKVENTLGRAPLVLGDSDQQLRRVAWCTGGAQSFFDAAIDAGADVFLTGEASEHVTHAAAESGVAFVAAGHHATERFGIQALGQHLSERFDLEHIFIDIHNPV from the coding sequence ATGGATCGGATCGAACTTGAATTGTACTTGAACAATACCCTCGAAATCGGGCGGTTCAAGGACTACAGCCCGAACGGCCTCCAGGTGGAGGGCCGTCGCAAGATTGAAAAAATCGCCACCGGCGTGACGGCTTCGCTCGCATTTCTCGATCGCGCCCTCGAATGGGGCGCGGACGCGGTGCTCGTCCATCACGGCTACTTCTGGCGCAACGAGGCGCCGCAGATCACGGGCCGCAAGTACCAGCGCCTGAAGCGCCTGCTCGCGAACGACCTGAACCTGTTCGCGTTCCATCTGCCGCTCGACGCGCATCCCGAATTCGGCAACAACGCGCAGCTCGGCGAGCGCCTTGGCCTCATTGGCGACGCGCATTTCGGCGACCAGGACCTCGGCTGGCTCGCGACGCTGCCGATGCCCGTCTCGCTCGAGCACTTCACCGCGAAGGTCGAGAACACGCTCGGCCGCGCGCCGCTCGTGCTCGGCGACTCCGACCAGCAACTGCGCCGCGTCGCGTGGTGCACGGGCGGCGCGCAGAGCTTCTTCGACGCGGCGATCGACGCGGGCGCCGACGTGTTCCTGACGGGGGAGGCGTCCGAGCACGTGACGCACGCGGCGGCCGAGAGCGGCGTCGCGTTCGTTGCGGCGGGGCACCATGCGACCGAGCGTTTCGGCATTCAGGCGCTCGGCCAGCATTTATCGGAGCGTTTTGATCTCGAGCATATTTTCATCGATATTCATAACCCGGTTTAA
- a CDS encoding S1C family serine protease, translating into MLRRFWLFFAQAVTVLLALMFIVATLKPQWLQRQGQLGKQLAAPIVALREVAPGVGGAPAQSSYADAAQKAMPAVVNVFSSKDGSLPPDPRAKDPLFRYFFGDRNARRQQEEPAANLGSGVIVSSEGYILTNQHVVDGADQIEVALADGRTATAKVIGSDPETDLAVLKINMTNLPTITLGRSDQARVGDVVLAIGNPFGVGQTVTMGIISALGRNHLGINTFENFIQTDAPINPGNSGGALVDVNGNLLGINTAIYSRSGGSLGIGFAIPVSTARNVLESIITTGAVTRGWIGVEPQDVTPEIAESFSLAQKSGAIVAGVLQGGPADKAGIKPGDILVSIDDEEITDTTKLLNVVAQIKPGTPAKVHVVRKGKEFDVTVVIGKRPPPPKQALDDQNSDEE; encoded by the coding sequence ATGCTTAGACGCTTCTGGCTGTTCTTCGCCCAAGCGGTGACGGTGCTGCTCGCACTGATGTTCATCGTGGCGACGCTCAAGCCGCAGTGGCTCCAACGGCAGGGCCAGCTCGGCAAACAGCTCGCTGCGCCGATCGTCGCGCTGCGGGAAGTCGCGCCCGGCGTCGGCGGCGCGCCCGCTCAATCCTCGTACGCGGATGCCGCGCAAAAGGCAATGCCCGCGGTCGTCAACGTATTCTCCAGCAAGGACGGCTCGCTGCCGCCCGATCCGCGCGCGAAGGACCCGCTCTTTCGCTATTTCTTCGGCGACCGCAACGCGCGCCGGCAGCAGGAGGAGCCCGCGGCCAATCTGGGGTCGGGCGTCATCGTAAGCTCGGAGGGTTACATTCTAACGAACCAGCACGTCGTCGACGGCGCGGACCAGATCGAAGTCGCGCTCGCCGACGGCCGCACGGCCACCGCGAAGGTGATCGGCAGCGATCCGGAAACCGACCTCGCGGTGCTCAAGATCAACATGACGAATCTGCCGACGATCACGCTCGGCCGCTCGGACCAGGCGCGGGTCGGCGACGTCGTGCTCGCGATCGGCAACCCGTTCGGCGTCGGCCAGACGGTCACGATGGGGATCATCAGCGCGCTCGGGCGCAACCACCTCGGCATCAACACGTTCGAGAACTTCATCCAGACCGACGCGCCGATCAATCCGGGCAACTCGGGCGGCGCGCTCGTCGACGTGAACGGCAACCTGCTCGGCATCAACACGGCGATCTACTCGCGCTCGGGCGGCTCGCTCGGCATCGGCTTCGCGATCCCCGTATCGACCGCGCGCAACGTGCTCGAAAGCATCATCACGACGGGCGCCGTCACGCGCGGATGGATCGGCGTCGAGCCGCAGGACGTGACGCCGGAAATCGCCGAGTCGTTCAGCCTCGCGCAAAAATCGGGCGCGATCGTCGCGGGCGTGTTGCAGGGCGGCCCGGCCGACAAGGCGGGAATCAAGCCGGGCGACATTCTCGTGTCGATCGACGACGAGGAAATCACCGATACGACGAAGCTGCTGAACGTCGTCGCGCAGATCAAGCCCGGCACGCCGGCGAAGGTTCATGTCGTGCGCAAGGGCAAGGAGTTCGATGTGACGGTCGTGATCGGCAAGCGGCCGCCGCCACCGAAACAGGCGCTCGACGATCAGAACAGCGACGAGGAGTAA
- the tatC gene encoding twin-arginine translocase subunit TatC: MSDPQHNPDEGPEETFISHLVELRDRIIRAGTAVIVVFLGLVYWAPDIFRLLARPLMENLPKGGKMIVTDVTGSFFVPMKVTMLVALVIALPVVLYQIWAFVAPGLYQHEKKLVAPLVGSSYVLFLCGMAFAYFLVFPTIFRVMAHYNAPLGAEMSTDIDNYLSFVLGMFVAFGVTFEVPIVVVLLVRMGVLTVKKLKEIRPYVIVGAFVVAAVVTPPDVFSQLMLALPLVLLYEAGIIAARLFVKPPAKEEDESEAAAN, encoded by the coding sequence GTGAGCGACCCCCAGCACAATCCGGACGAAGGTCCGGAAGAAACCTTCATCTCCCATCTCGTCGAGTTGCGCGACCGGATCATTCGGGCAGGCACGGCCGTGATCGTCGTGTTCCTCGGGCTCGTCTACTGGGCACCGGACATCTTCCGGCTGCTCGCGCGACCGCTGATGGAGAACCTGCCGAAAGGCGGCAAGATGATCGTGACCGACGTCACGGGCTCGTTCTTCGTGCCGATGAAGGTGACGATGCTCGTTGCGCTCGTGATCGCGCTGCCGGTCGTGCTGTACCAAATCTGGGCGTTCGTCGCGCCGGGGCTCTATCAGCACGAAAAGAAGCTCGTCGCGCCGCTTGTCGGCAGCAGCTACGTGCTGTTTCTCTGCGGGATGGCGTTCGCGTACTTCCTCGTGTTTCCGACGATTTTCCGCGTGATGGCGCACTACAACGCGCCGCTCGGTGCCGAGATGTCGACCGATATCGACAATTATCTGAGCTTCGTGCTCGGGATGTTCGTCGCGTTCGGGGTCACGTTCGAGGTGCCGATCGTCGTCGTGCTGCTCGTCCGGATGGGCGTGCTGACGGTGAAGAAGCTCAAGGAGATTCGGCCGTACGTGATCGTCGGCGCGTTCGTCGTCGCGGCCGTCGTGACGCCGCCCGACGTGTTCTCGCAGTTGATGCTCGCGCTGCCGCTCGTGCTGCTGTACGAGGCCGGGATCATCGCGGCGCGGCTGTTCGTGAAGCCGCCCGCGAAGGAAGAGGACGAGAGCGAGGCCGCGGCGAATTGA
- the tatB gene encoding Sec-independent protein translocase protein TatB, with amino-acid sequence MLDLGLSKMALIGVVALVVLGPERLPRVARTAGALFGRAQRYINDVKAEVSREIELDALRTMKSDFEQAARNVENTIHDNLREHERDLNAAWNSAVSSGDPAAADASGGLGATSDEPSWRTVAAAPAKRRNWRVKKTATPVWYKRATMRRTQVQSGAARVARHQPSSLRRPARFF; translated from the coding sequence ATGCTCGATCTCGGTCTTTCGAAGATGGCGCTGATCGGCGTCGTCGCGCTCGTCGTGCTCGGCCCCGAGCGGTTGCCGCGCGTCGCGCGCACGGCGGGCGCGCTGTTCGGGCGCGCGCAGCGCTACATCAACGACGTGAAGGCGGAAGTCTCGCGCGAGATCGAACTCGATGCGTTGCGCACGATGAAGAGCGATTTCGAGCAGGCCGCGCGCAACGTCGAGAACACGATCCACGACAACCTGCGCGAGCACGAGCGCGATCTGAACGCCGCGTGGAATTCGGCGGTGTCGTCGGGCGATCCGGCGGCCGCCGATGCGTCGGGCGGCTTGGGCGCGACGTCCGACGAGCCGTCGTGGCGCACCGTGGCCGCCGCGCCGGCGAAGCGCCGCAACTGGCGCGTGAAGAAGACGGCGACGCCCGTCTGGTACAAGCGGGCGACGATGCGCCGCACGCAGGTTCAGTCGGGCGCCGCACGCGTCGCGCGGCATCAGCCGTCAAGCCTGCGCCGTCCCGCGCGTTTCTTCTGA
- the tatA gene encoding Sec-independent protein translocase subunit TatA — translation MGGLSIWHWLIVLLIVALVFGTKKLRNIGNDLGSAVKGFKDGMREGEAPADPQQLPRSGSVNVDAKDATRSSDSNKA, via the coding sequence ATGGGCGGATTGAGTATTTGGCACTGGCTGATCGTGTTGCTGATCGTCGCGCTGGTGTTCGGCACGAAGAAGCTGCGCAACATCGGCAACGATCTGGGCAGCGCGGTCAAGGGCTTCAAGGACGGCATGCGCGAAGGCGAGGCCCCCGCGGACCCGCAGCAACTGCCGCGCTCGGGCTCGGTGAACGTCGACGCGAAGGATGCGACGCGTTCGTCGGATTCGAACAAGGCGTGA
- a CDS encoding histidine triad nucleotide-binding protein produces the protein MSHDPNCLFCKIAAGEIPSTKVHEDAEFVAFRDIRPAADTHVLVIPRKHLPTLSAVTTDDAPLLGRMMVLVARLAEQLGCAYTGGETGFRTVINTGPGGGQEVYHLHAHILAGPRPWRRMG, from the coding sequence ATGAGTCACGACCCGAACTGCCTGTTCTGCAAGATCGCGGCAGGCGAGATTCCGAGCACGAAAGTGCACGAGGACGCCGAGTTCGTCGCCTTCCGGGACATCCGGCCCGCGGCCGACACGCACGTGCTCGTGATACCGCGCAAGCATTTGCCGACGCTGTCCGCCGTCACCACGGACGACGCGCCGCTGCTTGGTAGAATGATGGTTCTCGTCGCGCGGCTCGCCGAGCAGTTGGGCTGCGCGTATACGGGCGGCGAAACCGGGTTCCGGACGGTGATCAACACCGGGCCGGGCGGCGGGCAGGAGGTCTACCACCTGCACGCGCATATTCTGGCCGGGCCGCGTCCGTGGCGCCGGATGGGGTGA
- a CDS encoding DUF4870 family protein: MPESPNQFPPSYQSATESERQQSLRTLTHILYLLYAIHWLTGGITGIVAIIINYVKRDDAVGTAYQAHFEWQIRTFWRALIAYLIGFALLFVGIGFIVLGAVWIWTLYRIIKGWLYLNDNKTLDPLAWF; encoded by the coding sequence ATGCCGGAGTCGCCGAACCAATTTCCACCGTCGTACCAGAGCGCGACCGAGAGCGAGCGTCAGCAGTCATTGCGCACGCTGACGCACATCCTCTACCTGCTGTACGCGATTCACTGGCTGACGGGCGGCATCACGGGCATCGTCGCGATCATCATCAACTACGTGAAGCGCGACGACGCGGTGGGCACCGCTTATCAGGCGCATTTCGAATGGCAGATCCGCACGTTCTGGCGCGCGCTGATCGCGTATCTGATCGGCTTCGCACTGCTGTTCGTCGGGATCGGCTTCATCGTGCTGGGCGCGGTGTGGATCTGGACGCTGTACCGTATTATCAAAGGCTGGCTGTACCTGAACGACAACAAGACGCTCGATCCGCTGGCATGGTTCTGA
- a CDS encoding phosphoribosyl-ATP diphosphatase, with protein sequence MTQPTIEDTLLRLAAVIDSRKGGDPEQSYVSRLFHKGDDAVLKKIGEEATEVVLAAKDVRQGGAPSALVGEVADLWFHCLVALSHFDLSPADVIAELERREGMSGIEEKALRKRREREENGG encoded by the coding sequence ATGACGCAACCGACGATCGAAGACACGCTGCTGCGCTTGGCGGCCGTGATCGACAGCCGCAAGGGCGGCGATCCTGAGCAATCGTACGTGTCGCGCCTCTTTCACAAGGGCGACGACGCGGTTCTGAAGAAGATCGGCGAGGAAGCGACGGAAGTCGTGCTCGCCGCGAAGGACGTGCGCCAGGGCGGCGCGCCGTCCGCGCTCGTCGGCGAGGTCGCGGACCTGTGGTTCCATTGCCTCGTCGCGCTGTCGCATTTCGACCTGAGCCCCGCCGACGTGATCGCCGAGCTCGAGCGCCGCGAAGGGATGTCGGGCATCGAGGAAAAGGCGCTGCGCAAGCGCCGCGAGCGCGAGGAAAACGGCGGGTGA
- the hisI gene encoding phosphoribosyl-AMP cyclohydrolase — translation MNEAAKPGGWLDKVRWDANGLVPVIAQDAATNDVLMFAWMNRDALARTIELKRAVYYSRSRQRLWFKGEESGHVQHVHEVRLDCDEDVVLLKVEQVEGIACHTGRRSCFFQKFEGTVDDGEWVAVDPVLKDPEHIYK, via the coding sequence ATGAACGAAGCAGCGAAGCCGGGCGGCTGGCTCGACAAGGTCCGCTGGGATGCGAACGGCCTCGTGCCGGTGATCGCGCAGGACGCGGCGACGAACGACGTGCTGATGTTCGCCTGGATGAACCGCGATGCGCTGGCGAGGACGATCGAGCTCAAGCGCGCGGTGTACTACTCGCGCTCGCGGCAGCGTCTGTGGTTCAAGGGCGAGGAGTCGGGCCATGTGCAGCACGTGCACGAAGTGCGCCTCGATTGCGACGAGGACGTCGTGCTGCTGAAGGTCGAGCAGGTCGAAGGCATCGCGTGCCACACGGGCCGGCGCTCGTGCTTTTTCCAGAAATTCGAGGGCACCGTCGACGACGGCGAATGGGTCGCGGTCGATCCGGTGCTCAAAGATCCCGAACATATCTACAAATGA